The Sinomonas sp. P10A9 genome includes a window with the following:
- a CDS encoding caspase family protein gives MSVTAATPSTPRSSGLTPEELASIRPNVITLSQGRLATDGELPTSQADVDRMFDPAWDKSLPQFVADHGPGPVPVVLWAHGGLVDEGAGLKNAHDQIDWWKSNGVYPVYFVWETGLAESLSALVQPPVTRGARGFFSNAKDRIIELTLHFDGGPAVWGNMKDSAANASRPALGTQPEGGAAYFANLLGDYAKHNAGAIATNAIGHSAGAIFHSYLVPTALAVGVPHFDNVIFLAPAERVDLFKSTIVPEIGGRIYRMSMFTMDRAHERADNCLQVYNASLLYLISHALEPELDCPILGLQDSISADSDLRTLFGPPAVPASPADVVWTPTVATTGADASQATSHGDFDKDPDTMNSLATRVTGNSPAFPYPTDRGLGPDPWSYSKPLPLKPVDTRPKRALCIGINDYPGNLRLSGCVADAEAWGAQFETLGFDVEKLIDQDATRENILERILALVSESQSGDVVAIQYSGHGTYVPDLTGDDDASWPYEQALCPVDFLSGNLIIDDDLGAVFDLIPDGVDVTCFFDSCHSGEATRSPFPEADSAAPVADQGRRPRFVHPTEDMVAAYRAQRGTPSKADRRTSIREVAFCACGPREVAYETGGHGDFTAAAAILIVTAAGKVTNEDFLQQVLAKFRDQPKQNPELDAAPVVAARPFLATLAPAAITLPGGVPTDANVLNAETNMAHARAVSAAEFLRATADFIEGRAHE, from the coding sequence ATGTCAGTAACCGCAGCGACTCCCTCCACCCCACGAAGTTCAGGGCTCACGCCGGAAGAGCTCGCATCAATTCGACCGAACGTGATCACGCTGTCTCAGGGCAGACTCGCGACGGATGGCGAGCTGCCCACCTCGCAGGCCGACGTGGACCGGATGTTCGACCCGGCCTGGGACAAGAGCCTTCCACAGTTCGTTGCCGACCATGGCCCAGGCCCGGTGCCGGTCGTCCTCTGGGCCCACGGCGGGCTCGTCGACGAGGGCGCCGGGCTGAAGAATGCACACGACCAGATCGACTGGTGGAAATCCAACGGCGTCTATCCCGTCTATTTCGTGTGGGAGACCGGGCTCGCCGAGAGCCTCAGCGCGCTCGTCCAGCCGCCGGTGACCCGTGGGGCCCGAGGGTTCTTCAGCAACGCCAAAGACCGCATCATCGAGTTGACCCTGCATTTCGACGGTGGTCCCGCCGTCTGGGGCAATATGAAGGACAGCGCCGCGAACGCCTCGCGGCCGGCACTCGGGACACAGCCCGAGGGTGGGGCGGCGTATTTCGCGAACCTGCTGGGGGACTACGCCAAGCACAACGCCGGCGCAATCGCCACCAACGCCATCGGCCACAGTGCAGGCGCCATCTTCCACTCGTACCTCGTGCCCACAGCGTTGGCAGTGGGAGTCCCCCACTTCGACAACGTGATCTTCCTCGCGCCGGCCGAACGCGTAGACCTGTTCAAGAGCACCATCGTTCCGGAAATCGGAGGGCGAATTTACCGGATGTCGATGTTCACGATGGACCGCGCGCACGAACGCGCGGATAACTGCCTTCAGGTCTACAACGCTTCCCTGCTGTACCTGATCAGCCACGCCCTCGAACCCGAGTTGGACTGCCCAATACTCGGGCTTCAGGACAGCATCAGCGCCGACAGCGACTTGCGCACGCTCTTCGGTCCCCCGGCCGTCCCCGCCTCGCCAGCGGACGTCGTCTGGACTCCGACCGTCGCAACGACTGGGGCCGACGCAAGCCAGGCCACCTCTCATGGGGACTTCGACAAGGATCCGGACACCATGAACAGCCTCGCAACCCGCGTGACTGGTAACTCTCCGGCGTTCCCCTATCCGACGGATCGAGGCCTCGGCCCCGACCCCTGGTCGTACTCCAAGCCGTTGCCTCTCAAGCCGGTGGACACCAGGCCGAAGCGCGCCCTCTGCATCGGCATCAACGACTACCCGGGCAACCTGCGCCTGTCCGGCTGCGTCGCGGACGCCGAGGCGTGGGGAGCCCAATTCGAGACACTGGGGTTCGACGTCGAGAAGCTCATCGATCAGGACGCCACACGAGAGAACATTCTCGAGCGGATCCTGGCGCTGGTGTCCGAGAGCCAGTCAGGAGATGTCGTCGCCATCCAGTACTCGGGCCATGGGACCTATGTCCCGGACCTGACCGGCGACGACGACGCGAGCTGGCCCTACGAGCAGGCGCTCTGCCCGGTCGACTTCCTGTCCGGGAATCTCATCATCGACGACGACCTCGGCGCGGTCTTCGACCTCATCCCCGACGGGGTGGACGTCACCTGCTTCTTCGACTCCTGCCACTCCGGGGAGGCGACCCGCTCCCCGTTCCCGGAGGCCGACTCAGCCGCACCCGTAGCAGACCAGGGCCGCAGGCCTCGCTTCGTGCACCCCACCGAGGACATGGTGGCCGCCTACAGGGCGCAGCGCGGGACGCCATCGAAGGCCGACCGCCGCACGTCGATACGCGAAGTCGCCTTCTGTGCATGCGGCCCCCGCGAGGTCGCCTACGAGACGGGCGGGCACGGGGACTTCACGGCCGCGGCCGCCATCCTCATCGTCACCGCCGCCGGCAAAGTCACCAATGAGGACTTCCTCCAGCAGGTGCTGGCGAAGTTCAGGGACCAGCCTAAGCAGAACCCCGAACTGGACGCGGCACCCGTCGTCGCCGCCCGACCGTTCCTCGCGACTCTGGCACCCGCCGCGATCACGCTTCCGGGCGGCGTCCCCACCGATGCCAACGTACTCAACGCCGAGACGAACATGGCCCACGCCCGTGCCGTCTCGGCCGCCGAGTTCCTGAGAGCCACCGCGGACTTCATCGAAGGCCGCGCGCACGAATGA
- a CDS encoding IPT/TIG domain-containing protein encodes MSGTESSMGRERVIHLLSDATILLWVVMAIVVGSIGFLIRFRFAQQKRSKDPKATSLTRPLLAMLLVGGILIFTAASIEIGSFGDLQKLLVGAIVSLAGSAVAYYFASSAADETRRDILGYSFGQLAVPNLKGKAVSEVQAVVAGTTFSLQLPSPSPDPNDIVISQDPPPGPVAGSARMIVVKTAPLPSIAKVDPGSGTKDGGTDITITGTGFKDATKVSFGDATTNIVSAGDTQVTIKSPKMPDPIKVDVTVTTPAGTSAINADAKYEFT; translated from the coding sequence GTGAGTGGAACTGAGAGTTCCATGGGCAGGGAAAGGGTGATCCACTTGCTAAGTGATGCGACGATTCTTCTCTGGGTGGTAATGGCAATCGTCGTCGGTTCCATTGGCTTCCTGATTAGATTTAGATTCGCTCAGCAGAAAAGGTCCAAGGATCCCAAAGCGACGAGTTTGACGAGGCCTCTATTGGCGATGCTTCTTGTCGGCGGCATCCTGATATTTACGGCGGCGTCTATCGAAATAGGCTCGTTCGGTGATCTCCAGAAGCTGCTGGTTGGTGCCATAGTTTCTCTTGCCGGGTCGGCAGTCGCCTACTACTTTGCCTCTTCGGCGGCCGACGAAACGCGGCGAGATATTCTTGGATACAGTTTCGGGCAGCTTGCGGTGCCGAACTTGAAAGGGAAGGCGGTCAGTGAGGTTCAGGCGGTAGTTGCGGGCACTACATTTTCGCTTCAGTTGCCCTCGCCATCACCTGACCCTAACGACATCGTCATCAGCCAAGATCCGCCCCCTGGCCCCGTAGCAGGATCAGCACGTATGATCGTCGTCAAGACGGCCCCCCTGCCATCCATTGCGAAGGTTGACCCGGGCAGTGGTACGAAGGACGGGGGAACAGATATCACAATTACCGGTACCGGATTCAAAGATGCAACTAAGGTCAGTTTTGGAGATGCCACCACGAACATCGTGAGTGCAGGGGACACCCAAGTTACCATAAAGAGTCCGAAGATGCCGGACCCGATAAAGGTAGATGTGACCGTGACGACTCCTGCTGGCACCAGTGCCATAAATGCCGATGCGAAGTACGAATTCACATAA